TCGGCATTCCCATAACGGATGGCATACATTTCAAACCCGGATTTGTAGGCAGGAACCGGCACAAGATTGAGCTGGGTTCTCTGATCCCCCACAGCCACCTGAAGCCACGCCATGGAAACGGCAAACAGCAACACCACGATCATTGTCAGATGCTCGGTACGGATCATCTTTCTGGTCCGGAACAGTTGAAACAAAATTCACATGATAAGCAAATGCATTAGCATGCGAATTGTTCCCGATTGATCGCAAACAGGATTGTCCGGACCTTAAAATTTCAGCTTTAAGAACGCCCGCCATTAAACTCTTTGAGGCTTGGCGATCGTAAGTTTCTCTGCCGCAAACAGGGGATAGCGATAATTGACCGATACCGTTTTGCCATCGGTCGTTTCAATTTCGGTTTTCACATCTCTGTCTGCCCGAATATCGTCGACACCTGACAAATGCATTATCCCGATAGTCGCATGCGGTTCGTTGGGTTCGACAAAGATCGATTTCTCGGCATCCCAGAATGGCTTGTGCTGACATTGCCACATCGCATAGGCAGGGAGATATTCGGCCTTATAGCCTTCAATGTGGATGATCTTGCCCAAAGACAACTGCTCGGCCGGGAACATTTTTCCGTTCATGGCAGCTTCAACAATAACTTCCTGCCAACGCTTCCAGTGTGGTGCCTTTGCTGCAATCGCGAATGTCGCCGCAGACAGCACATAGTGGGGGATCATTTTTTTGGCTGTCGCCCAGCCAAAAGCCTTTTTGCCATTGGCGTTATAGAAACTGCCAATTTTTCGGGGCCATCTTCCAAGCCAGGAAATACGGATCGGCTTTGGATAAGAGCGGTCTGCACCATTCGTAATCGCCAGACGATCACCTTTCGCAGCGGATCGAATGAACATCTCTACAGATGACCAGTCCTGAACCCAGGTATCACAATCCATCCACAGATATACGTCATATCCGGGAAATATTTCGGGGATGAAGGGGCGGCAAATACACGCCTTGAGGTAGTCCTTACCTTTTGATTTTTCTTCCGAAATGCCATTGGGCCAGCCAGGGATAACGAGTTGGTTGACCAGAGGTGACAGTTGTTCCCTCTGGGA
The Thalassospira xiamenensis M-5 = DSM 17429 DNA segment above includes these coding regions:
- a CDS encoding glycosyltransferase; protein product: MRIAIVSGSDKNYFPLLIEMVHSVRQFSVDRNIDICVMDAGLAESQREQLSPLVNQLVIPGWPNGISEEKSKGKDYLKACICRPFIPEIFPGYDVYLWMDCDTWVQDWSSVEMFIRSAAKGDRLAITNGADRSYPKPIRISWLGRWPRKIGSFYNANGKKAFGWATAKKMIPHYVLSAATFAIAAKAPHWKRWQEVIVEAAMNGKMFPAEQLSLGKIIHIEGYKAEYLPAYAMWQCQHKPFWDAEKSIFVEPNEPHATIGIMHLSGVDDIRADRDVKTEIETTDGKTVSVNYRYPLFAAEKLTIAKPQRV